The Achromobacter deleyi region CGTGGCAGCCGGTCTGCAGGGCGGGTTCGATGCCGCGCGCTTCCTCGCTGGACACGGCGTAGCGTTCCAGGCCGCCTTCGCGCAGCAGGGCGTTGGCGCGGCGTGCAGTCTCGAAGCTGGCGGCGTCGTGATAGATGTGCAGGATGCCACGGCGCTCCAGGTCGAAGGCGATGCCTTCCTCTTCGGCCATGTCGAACAGGTGCTGGCGGGCCTCGATGGCCAGGCGGGTAGTGGCGATGGTGTTGCGGCGGTAGTTGGGAATCTGCGCCATGAACTGGGCCAGCCACGAGTATTTGTGCCAGCTCGGCCTGGGGTTCAGCAGCAGCGGCGCATTGCGGCGCCACATCCAGCGCAGGCCCTTCATGACGGTGGCGGCGCTGTTCCAGACCTCGGCGTTGCTGGCCGATAACTGGCCGCCGTTGGCATAGGAGGTTTCCATGGCGGGGTAGCGCTGGCGGTCGTAGACCGTGACGATGTAGCCCAGCTTGCTCAGGGCATAGGCGGACGTGACGCCGGTGATACCGGCGCCAATGATGGCGATGCGGGGCATGATGGCTCCAGAAAGGGTGGCGGCGGCCCTTGTTGGCCGCGGCACCCCATCTGTCTCTGTACCTGAGAGCTTCACCCGTGGCGCGCTTGGCGGCGGGATCCCCTTCGGTGGGCGCGCAAGGCGCCTCTCTCCAGATTGTCTAGACCGCGCAGTCCTGTTGCCTGAGAGTTTCCGGGGCGGTTGCTCCGTCGGCGCCCGCCACGGGGGACGGGTCTCTTCTGCGGGGTTTTAAAACGACCCGCAGAGCATAGCCAAAAACCTGCCGGACGAGGTTAGGGGTTAATACCAGGAGCGTCCGGAGTCAATCGCCGTGCGCTACGTTACGATGCACGCGATGCCGCGCCGCGCACGCTGTCGCGGGCGCTCCGACAGCCCGACTTCCACTTCCGGAATCACATGGAGGACAACACGAATGCGTATCCGAGGACTGCTGCGCGCAGGCTTGCTTTTCACCACTGTTTTCGCCGGCGCGGCCGGATCCGCCTTCGCGCGCACGGAACTGCCGTATATCGACCAGGTGGTGAACGAGGCCGCCCGGGCGGCCATGCGCCAGCACGACATCCCGGGGATGGCGATTGCCATCAGCAGCCAGGGCCTGCAGCGGTTCTACAGCTATGGCGTGGAGTCTCTGCAGACGCGGCGCGCCGTCACGCGCGACACGCTGTTTGAGCTGGGGTCGATCAGCAAGACGTTCACGGCCACGCTGGCGACCTATGCCCAGGCCAATGGCCAGCTCGCACTGAGCGACAGCCCCGCCAGGTTCCTGCCCGAACTGGCCGGCAGCGACTTTGCAAAGCTGACGCTGGTCAACCTGGGAACCCACACTACCGGCGGCTTTCCCTTGCAGGTGCCCGACGCGGTGCGCGACGAAGCGCAGCTGATGGACTACCTGAAGGCGTGGAAGCCCGAGCATGCCGCCGGCACGTATCGCACCTACGCCAATCCCAGCATCGGGATGCTGGGCGTCGCGACGGCCAGGAGCATGAAGCAGCCGTTCGCGCAGGCGATGGAAAAGGAACTGTTCCCGAAGCTGGGCCTGTCCGGCACCTTCATCAATGTGCCCGCGGCCAGGATGCCGCAATACGCGCAGGGCTACAACAAACAGGGCGAGCCCGTGCGCGTGAATCCCGGCGTGCTGGCGGCCGAGGCCTATGGGGTCAAGTCCAGCGCGCGCGACATGCTGCGGTTCGTCGAGGCCAACATGGGCATCGGCGTCCAGGACGAGAAGCTCAAGCGCGCCATCGCCGACACGCACGTGGGCTACTACCAGGTGGGCGATATGACCCAGGACCTGGTCTGGGAGCAGTTTCCCTACCCGGTGACGCTGGACACGCTGCTGGCGGGCAATGCCGGTACGCTCAACAGCCAGGGCCACGCGGCCTCGGCCCTGAACCCGCCGCTGGCGCCACAGGACGCGACGTGGATCAACAAGACGGGCTCGACCAACGGCTTCGGCGGCTATGTGGCGTTCGTGCCGGCCAGGAAGGTGGGGATCGTGATCCTGGCCAACAGGAACTATCCCAACGAGGCCCGGGTCCGGCTGGCGGCGGGCATCCTGGACGAACTGGACAAGAAGGAGCGGCGGGGCCGGGCCACGCCCTGAGCGGCCTTGCATGATGCTGGTACACAGCACAGAATCGTCGCCACGCCTGGCCGCGGCGCCGCGGCCGTTCCCTTACCAGGAGTTCACATGAGCCTTGCCCCCGCATCCGAAACCTTGGCCGATCTGCGCGTTGACGGCGCGCGCCTGTGGCAGTCGCTGATGGACCTGGCCCGCATCGGGGCCACCGAAAAAGGCGGCGTGTGCCGCCTAGCCCTGACCGACCTGGACCGGCAGGGCCGCGACCTGTTCGTGAGCTGGGTGGAGGACGCCGGCTGTGAGGTCCGGGTGGACGCCATCGGCAACATCTTTGCCCGCCGCCCCGGCCGCAACAACGCGTTGCCCGCCGTGATGACCGGCAGCCACATCGACACCCAGCCCACGGGCGGGAAGTTCGATGGCAACTATGGGGTGCTGGCCGGGCTGGAAGTGCTGCGCACCTTGAACGACGCGGGCGTGCAAACGGAAGCGCCGCTGGAGCTGGCCGTGTGGACCAACGAAGAGGGCTCGCGCTTCGTGCCCGTGATGATGGGGTCCGGCGTCTATGCCGGCGCGTTCACGCTGGAACACGCACTGGGGCAGCAGGACCGCGAAGGCGTGAGCGTGCGGGAAGCGCTGGCCCGGATCGGCTATGACGGCGA contains the following coding sequences:
- the ampC gene encoding class C beta-lactamase gives rise to the protein MRIRGLLRAGLLFTTVFAGAAGSAFARTELPYIDQVVNEAARAAMRQHDIPGMAIAISSQGLQRFYSYGVESLQTRRAVTRDTLFELGSISKTFTATLATYAQANGQLALSDSPARFLPELAGSDFAKLTLVNLGTHTTGGFPLQVPDAVRDEAQLMDYLKAWKPEHAAGTYRTYANPSIGMLGVATARSMKQPFAQAMEKELFPKLGLSGTFINVPAARMPQYAQGYNKQGEPVRVNPGVLAAEAYGVKSSARDMLRFVEANMGIGVQDEKLKRAIADTHVGYYQVGDMTQDLVWEQFPYPVTLDTLLAGNAGTLNSQGHAASALNPPLAPQDATWINKTGSTNGFGGYVAFVPARKVGIVILANRNYPNEARVRLAAGILDELDKKERRGRATP